A genomic region of Spirochaetota bacterium contains the following coding sequences:
- a CDS encoding ABC transporter ATP-binding protein has protein sequence MKLFECTNLKAGYKNIPVLNISHCTINTGDFLGIIGPNGAGKSTLLKLLARIILPLSGTIAYKNNAITAIPLTRYAAQVSAVMDIERVLPYTVESFVALGRFPHAPLTGLQENDIKSIEEAIQYCNIGYIRQKKLTELSSGELQRVNIARALAQSTQCVLLDEPVSHLDIHHAYTIMDILRKLNENGSTIIAILHDINIASEYCNRIMGIKNGEIFFDGKPHECITYQNIEALFNTVCLVYTNPLSGKPYVYPVPAHVKAKKL, from the coding sequence ATGAAATTGTTTGAGTGCACAAATCTAAAAGCTGGATATAAAAACATCCCCGTATTGAATATCTCCCACTGTACAATTAATACAGGAGATTTTCTAGGCATAATAGGACCTAATGGTGCAGGCAAATCAACGCTACTCAAACTACTTGCCCGTATTATACTCCCTTTATCAGGAACTATCGCATACAAAAATAATGCTATAACTGCAATACCACTTACCAGATATGCCGCACAGGTTTCAGCAGTTATGGATATTGAACGTGTACTACCCTATACAGTTGAATCATTTGTTGCACTGGGCAGATTTCCTCACGCTCCACTGACTGGCCTACAAGAAAATGATATCAAATCTATAGAGGAAGCTATCCAGTACTGTAACATCGGATATATCAGACAAAAAAAATTGACAGAACTTTCATCGGGGGAGCTGCAACGTGTCAATATTGCACGTGCACTGGCACAAAGTACCCAATGCGTGTTGCTGGATGAACCGGTATCACATCTGGATATTCACCATGCGTATACAATCATGGATATTTTACGAAAGCTCAATGAAAACGGCAGTACCATCATAGCAATTTTGCACGATATCAATATTGCCTCAGAATACTGTAATAGAATAATGGGTATAAAAAACGGTGAAATCTTTTTTGATGGAAAACCGCACGAATGTATTACCTATCAAAATATTGAAGCACTATTTAATACTGTGTGCCTTGTCTACACAAATCCTTTATCTGGCAAACCGTATGTGTACCCAGTACCAGCGCATGTGAAAGCAAAAAAGCTATGA
- a CDS encoding iron ABC transporter permease, giving the protein MNVQSKIALSAIIAGCFVVLAIALSIGTTDVTLLSLLKDSNPVTTQIIIFRLLRIVMAFVVGAALAASGCIFQAILKNPLAEPYTLGVSGGAALGASIAIITGNHFVSVLAFCGGLAAVVIIFFLARSFQFHPTAVILSGLSLSFVLSSSVFLLFAFSKPDTVHKALMWLWGDLSMAHYEYIIPYSLSILVLICIMIMFHRHLDILSFGSQFAATHGISFFQVGMLFWVASLATSITVAATGIIGFVGLIVPHAVRTRNANHAFLLPVSAIAGGTTLVIADTIGRSIVTPYEIPSGIITGFFGGIFFLILLLTRKDSL; this is encoded by the coding sequence ATGAATGTACAATCAAAAATAGCACTTTCAGCAATCATTGCAGGATGTTTCGTTGTTCTTGCGATAGCTCTTTCCATTGGTACAACAGACGTAACACTGCTTTCACTACTCAAGGACAGCAATCCCGTTACAACACAAATTATTATATTCCGCCTGTTACGTATCGTCATGGCATTTGTGGTTGGTGCAGCACTTGCGGCGTCAGGATGTATATTTCAGGCAATTTTAAAAAACCCTCTTGCCGAACCGTACACTCTTGGTGTATCCGGTGGTGCAGCGCTGGGTGCAAGCATAGCAATTATAACAGGAAACCATTTTGTATCAGTGCTTGCATTCTGTGGTGGGCTTGCTGCGGTTGTTATAATTTTTTTTCTTGCACGATCGTTCCAGTTTCATCCCACTGCAGTAATTCTATCAGGGCTGTCACTTAGTTTTGTTCTTTCATCATCAGTGTTCTTACTATTTGCATTTTCAAAGCCAGATACTGTACATAAAGCATTAATGTGGCTATGGGGCGACCTTTCAATGGCACACTATGAGTACATCATTCCCTACTCTCTCAGTATACTGGTGTTGATATGCATCATGATTATGTTTCACAGACATTTAGATATACTTTCATTTGGATCACAATTTGCAGCTACACATGGAATATCTTTCTTTCAAGTAGGAATGCTTTTCTGGGTTGCATCTCTTGCAACCAGTATCACCGTGGCCGCAACCGGCATCATTGGCTTTGTTGGACTCATTGTACCACACGCAGTGCGCACACGTAACGCCAACCATGCATTTCTTTTACCTGTATCTGCTATTGCCGGCGGCACAACACTTGTAATTGCAGATACCATAGGCAGAAGTATTGTTACACCATACGAAATACCATCAGGCATTATCACCGGCTTTTTTGGAGGAATATTCTTTTTAATTCTTCTGTTAACACGCAAGGATAGCCTATGA
- a CDS encoding helical backbone metal receptor produces MVYYKRFHTIILILLGVVVLAIAHYSMLYASHKPKHLYTRIISLSPSITAMIIDLESEHLLVGVTRYHPPLSKPIPIVGNINNPNVEQIIALKPDVVLASFEDAATQKIEQLSHAKINVQLLPPAVSFEALCSNYRTIASIINKEKMAQTKLLHYNNIRQRLMHKGNATAIILLSSNPYIAVSGKSYISNIFADAGIVNYITNTPTRYPIIQQEYLLTSEVDFIIALFGEPLPGAIAHLKKIIHIPYQDIYLYTPSHYCNALKHITQVLAGTLQ; encoded by the coding sequence ATGGTTTATTACAAACGCTTTCACACAATAATTTTAATTTTACTGGGCGTGGTGGTTTTGGCGATAGCTCACTATAGTATGCTCTATGCATCACATAAACCCAAACATCTTTACACACGCATTATCTCTCTGTCGCCATCAATCACTGCCATGATTATTGATCTTGAAAGCGAACACCTGCTTGTGGGTGTAACTCGCTATCATCCACCGCTCTCCAAACCCATACCCATTGTGGGGAATATCAACAATCCCAATGTGGAACAAATAATTGCTCTGAAACCTGATGTTGTACTTGCATCTTTTGAGGATGCCGCCACGCAGAAGATTGAACAATTATCACATGCTAAAATTAATGTGCAATTACTTCCACCTGCCGTAAGCTTTGAGGCATTGTGCAGTAACTATCGCACTATTGCTTCCATCATTAATAAAGAAAAGATGGCACAAACCAAATTATTGCACTACAACAATATCAGACAAAGACTCATGCACAAGGGAAATGCAACGGCTATTATACTATTATCTTCTAATCCTTATATTGCGGTTTCGGGCAAGTCATATATTAGTAATATTTTTGCCGACGCAGGCATTGTCAATTATATCACCAACACTCCAACACGGTATCCTATCATTCAGCAGGAGTACCTTTTGACATCAGAGGTTGATTTCATCATTGCACTGTTTGGAGAGCCCCTTCCAGGAGCTATCGCACACTTAAAAAAGATTATCCATATTCCTTATCAGGACATATATCTATATACTCCTTCCCATTATTGCAATGCTCTGAAGCATATCACCCAGGTGCTTGCTGGCACTCTACAATAA
- a CDS encoding HDOD domain-containing protein: ETTLKSNLAYFFPKEVLTIEILETVPITDEIISITRKLKTQGYKIALDDFVFSDEYRELLPYADIIKVDFLNSTTFERIQIHNETAHLNIKLLAEKIETYEDFHEALSLGYSYFQGFFFSRPEIIESKDIPVYKLNYLEILQQIHKEDVDFGKLEEIIKRDVSLSFKLLKFINSAAFGFASQIGSIKHALALLGIREFKNWLSFVVLHSIAQDKPQELIVTSLIRAKFAELLAATSQLKAQASECFLMGLFSLVDAFFDKEKEEIMQQLPLTDDIKHAILQQKGPYSGIYQFITAYEKGNWEAVNRLSHDLQLPAEQIAQSYRKAIEWANTFFIQH; encoded by the coding sequence GAGACAACCCTCAAATCCAATTTGGCATATTTTTTCCCAAAGGAAGTCTTGACAATAGAAATACTTGAAACAGTTCCCATTACTGATGAAATAATTTCTATAACTCGAAAACTGAAGACTCAGGGCTATAAAATTGCCCTTGATGATTTTGTTTTTTCCGACGAATACCGGGAGTTACTTCCTTATGCAGATATCATTAAAGTTGACTTTTTGAATTCAACCACATTTGAGAGAATACAGATACACAATGAAACAGCCCATCTGAATATAAAACTTTTGGCAGAAAAAATAGAAACTTATGAGGATTTCCACGAAGCGCTTTCACTTGGTTATTCATATTTCCAGGGATTCTTCTTTTCAAGACCTGAGATTATCGAGTCAAAAGATATACCTGTCTATAAACTCAACTATCTTGAAATACTGCAACAGATTCATAAAGAAGATGTTGATTTTGGCAAACTAGAAGAGATTATCAAACGTGATGTTTCTTTAAGCTTTAAGCTACTGAAATTTATAAACTCAGCAGCATTTGGGTTTGCAAGCCAGATAGGCTCAATCAAACATGCTCTGGCGCTACTGGGTATCCGCGAATTCAAAAACTGGCTCTCTTTTGTGGTATTGCACAGCATTGCACAGGATAAGCCTCAAGAACTCATTGTCACATCGTTAATTCGTGCCAAATTTGCCGAACTTTTAGCTGCCACATCACAATTAAAAGCACAGGCGTCCGAATGCTTCCTTATGGGATTATTTTCTCTTGTAGATGCATTCTTTGATAAAGAAAAAGAAGAAATAATGCAGCAATTACCATTGACCGATGACATAAAACACGCCATTTTACAGCAAAAAGGGCCCTACTCTGGCATATACCAGTTTATTACCGCATACGAAAAAGGAAACTGGGAAGCAGTTAACAGGCTTTCGCATGACTTGCAACTGCCTGCAGAGCAAATTGCCCAATCGTACCGAAAAGCAATTGAATGGGCCAATACATTTTTTATTCAACATTAA
- a CDS encoding MaoC/PaaZ C-terminal domain-containing protein produces the protein MKIDSSFVGTPLKAYTTTISSRATMNYAAAIDDDNPLYFNDEFQIIAPPMFAVACTWPISERIWDYIDNKIFPFEIIKTQVHYTEHLRFYRAIVPGDVLTIKGNIVAITPHKAGTVITICFNAYDNKGDFVFTEHIGGLMRGVECTDKGRGKENLPTLLSPKKTDDEVCWIKTLYIDRTRPYIYDGCTNIHFPIHTSKAFAKMVGLPDILLQGTATLAYAAREIINIEANGNANSLNELSCRFTGMMIPPGNIQIVLLAKEYATDSIHCFFEVHGSAGRIISNGYAKVTI, from the coding sequence ATGAAGATTGATTCCTCATTTGTTGGAACACCACTCAAAGCATACACAACAACAATATCAAGCCGCGCAACAATGAATTACGCTGCAGCAATTGATGATGATAACCCTTTATATTTTAATGACGAGTTTCAAATTATCGCTCCGCCTATGTTTGCTGTTGCATGTACTTGGCCAATTTCAGAACGAATATGGGATTATATTGATAATAAAATTTTCCCTTTTGAAATAATAAAAACGCAAGTCCATTACACTGAACATCTTCGGTTTTACAGGGCGATAGTACCCGGCGATGTGCTGACAATTAAAGGCAATATAGTAGCTATAACACCTCACAAGGCAGGCACTGTAATTACTATATGCTTTAATGCATATGACAACAAAGGAGATTTTGTTTTTACTGAACACATTGGCGGATTGATGCGCGGTGTAGAATGCACAGATAAAGGAAGAGGCAAAGAAAATCTCCCTACCCTACTATCGCCAAAAAAAACAGATGATGAAGTATGCTGGATAAAAACACTCTATATTGACCGAACACGCCCCTATATATACGATGGGTGCACAAATATCCATTTTCCTATTCATACTTCAAAGGCATTTGCAAAAATGGTGGGACTACCCGATATTCTGTTGCAAGGTACGGCCACACTTGCATATGCTGCACGAGAAATAATAAATATAGAAGCAAACGGAAATGCAAACTCACTGAATGAGTTATCATGCCGTTTTACAGGAATGATGATCCCACCTGGTAATATACAAATAGTATTACTTGCTAAGGAATATGCCACAGACAGTATACACTGCTTTTTTGAAGTACATGGAAGTGCCGGGCGAATAATTTCCAATGGGTATGCTAAAGTTACTATCTAA
- a CDS encoding sulfite exporter TauE/SafE family protein yields MTLEQYLTSFCIIFISALVQAITSFGSALVSMSLLPFLFPMNFVTPLVAMNGTCITALNFFRLHQHFDPKKIKPLIIGAIPGIPTGIYLLVNLPENIIKTTLAIVIIGYALYSLVTLRSEFTINHKAGYILGFIAGCLGGAFNTDGPPVVIYITSQSWSKDEMNISLTSYFLFSGLTLVTMHTIGGLITKQVAVSFITLLPAIFLGVFTGSIIYNNINHEMFKKIVLLLLILVAIALIIQQ; encoded by the coding sequence TTGACACTGGAACAATACTTAACTTCATTTTGCATAATATTTATTTCCGCACTCGTGCAGGCAATAACCAGTTTTGGCTCAGCGCTTGTGTCCATGTCACTTTTGCCATTTTTATTCCCAATGAATTTTGTCACTCCTCTTGTTGCTATGAATGGAACCTGTATTACCGCACTAAACTTTTTCAGGCTTCATCAACATTTTGATCCCAAAAAGATAAAACCACTTATCATTGGTGCAATACCTGGCATACCAACAGGGATATACTTGCTGGTTAATTTACCTGAAAATATTATTAAAACAACCCTTGCCATTGTCATAATAGGATATGCGTTGTATTCACTAGTTACTCTGCGCTCTGAATTTACTATCAATCACAAAGCAGGTTATATATTAGGTTTTATTGCAGGATGCCTAGGAGGCGCATTCAACACCGACGGCCCACCAGTTGTCATTTACATCACATCACAAAGCTGGTCAAAAGATGAAATGAATATTTCTTTAACTTCGTATTTCCTTTTTTCAGGATTAACACTTGTTACTATGCATACCATTGGTGGGCTTATAACAAAACAAGTTGCAGTTTCTTTTATCACGCTCTTGCCAGCTATATTTCTAGGAGTATTCACCGGGAGTATTATTTATAACAATATCAATCATGAAATGTTCAAAAAAATTGTTTTACTACTTCTTATTTTAGTTGCGATAGCCCTTATCATACAACAATAG
- a CDS encoding alpha/beta fold hydrolase — translation MKKQKKPIITVPPKATFLFKKGSSQTGILLLHGFTGTPAEMRYVAEKLNEAGATVYVPRYPGHGTNLLEMANSSVDAWFTAAREALFELKSHCQDVYIAGLSMGGIFAILLAREFAIEKIALMSVPCTLKEKTIYGAPIAGLFTKILWVPNKTKGVCDEAARKEHICYDDGIPVVQSWQLFKTIKKAMKALPQIESEVLIIQSKNDNVIPQHSAHYIYSHLGSAHKQLIWLHKSFHAITVDIEKDAVAQHCIDFFMKQ, via the coding sequence ATGAAAAAGCAAAAAAAGCCAATTATAACAGTTCCTCCCAAAGCTACGTTCTTATTCAAAAAGGGCAGTAGTCAAACCGGCATTTTACTCCTGCATGGATTTACTGGTACACCTGCTGAAATGCGGTATGTAGCTGAAAAGCTCAATGAAGCTGGTGCAACTGTCTATGTGCCGCGCTATCCAGGCCATGGGACAAACCTTTTGGAGATGGCTAACTCAAGTGTTGACGCATGGTTTACTGCTGCACGTGAAGCATTGTTTGAGTTGAAGTCACATTGCCAGGATGTATATATTGCCGGGCTTTCAATGGGTGGTATTTTTGCAATCCTGCTTGCTCGTGAATTTGCTATAGAAAAAATAGCGCTTATGTCGGTACCTTGCACCTTAAAAGAAAAAACTATCTATGGGGCGCCGATTGCAGGCCTTTTTACAAAAATACTATGGGTGCCTAATAAGACAAAAGGTGTATGTGATGAGGCTGCACGAAAGGAGCATATCTGTTATGATGATGGTATTCCTGTTGTTCAATCATGGCAGCTATTCAAGACTATTAAAAAAGCCATGAAAGCATTGCCACAGATTGAATCAGAGGTGCTTATCATACAGTCAAAAAATGACAACGTTATCCCGCAACATTCTGCCCACTATATATATTCACACCTTGGGTCAGCGCACAAGCAGCTTATCTGGCTTCACAAAAGTTTTCACGCCATCACAGTTGATATTGAAAAGGATGCAGTTGCGCAGCACTGCATAGATTTTTTCATGAAGCAATGA